A stretch of the Fundulus heteroclitus isolate FHET01 unplaced genomic scaffold, MU-UCD_Fhet_4.1 scaffold_49, whole genome shotgun sequence genome encodes the following:
- the LOC118560798 gene encoding gastrula zinc finger protein XlCGF57.1-like produces MKEEQEQQRFKEEEKQVNISQAEKQHVLKQETDDILIIPSNVQRPLSETEQDSNKLICQASPEVENRDQGGNNDKPGKRREEQKQNEKYSTADISKEKLCMKTHPDQNIYSCKTGHKNFSQKFHLSTHTRTDESKKPFSCMSCGKKFPYRSTLTYHIRTHTGEKPFTCVTCGKSYCTISVLNCHMRAHIDEKPFKCETCEKCFTNKPNLLRHMRTHTGEKSFKCETCEKRFTQKSDLAGHMSSHEDEKPYSCLICGKGFKRKKYLSYHMRTHTGEKPFSCVTCGKSYCDKISLICHMRTHTGEKPFKCETCGKCFTNKPNLLRHLRIHKGEKPFSCETCGKSFTKKYTLVCHVRTHTGKKRFKCETCGNSFTNKLDMIRHMRTHKSEKPFSCVTCGKCFVRKNELVCHMRTHTGEKPFKCDTCEKSFTQMHNLICHTRTHKGEKPFSCVTCGKCFVRKNELVCHLRTHTGEKPFKCETCEKSFAQKGYLNHHMRTHKGEKPFSCVTCGKCFASKNILACHLGIHTGEKPFKCDTCEKGFRQKSKLKIHMRTHTGEKPFKCETCEKSFTSKHQVARHMRTHKGEKPFLSLSVEGVTIIT; encoded by the coding sequence ATGAAAGAGGAACAAGAACAGCAAAGGTTCAAAGAGGAAGAGAAGCAAGTCAACATCAGTCAGGCTGAAAAGCAACATGTGCTGAAACAGGAGACTGATGACATTTTAATAATTCCTTCTAATGTGCAACGACCCCTCAGTGAAACAGAGCAAGACAGCAACAAACTCATCTGTCAGGCCTCCCCTGAAGTTGAGAACCGGGATCAGGGAGGAAACAACGATAAACcaggaaaaaggagagaagagcaaaagcaaaatgagaaatatagcactgctgacatttcaaaagaaaaactgtgcaTGAAAACCCACCctgaccaaaatatatattcttgTAAAACTGGTCATAAAAACTTTTCTCAAAAATTTCACTTGAGTACACACACAAGAACAGATGAGTCtaagaagcctttctcatgtatGAGCTGTGGGAAAAAGTTCCCCTATAGAAGCACTTTAACTTATCACAttagaactcacacaggtgagaaacctttcacatgtgtgacctgtggaaaaagttaCTGTACTATTAGTGTTTTAAATTGTCATATGAGAGCTCACATAGATGAGAAACCTTTCAAATGTGAGacctgtgagaaatgttttacaaacaaaCCTAATTTGCTAcgtcacatgagaactcacacaggagagaagtcTTTCAAATGTGAGACCTGTGAAAAACGTTTTacacaaaaatctgatttggcAGGTCACATGAGTTCTCATGAAGATGAGAAGCCTTACTCATGTCTGAtctgtggaaaaggttttaaaagaaaaaagtatttgtcatatcacatgagaactcacacaggtgaaaaACCTTTCTCATGTGTgacctgtggaaagagttactgtgataaaattagtttaatttgtcacatgagaactcacacaggtgagaagcctttcaagTGTGAGACCtgtggaaaatgtttcacaaacaAACCTAATTTGCTACGTCACCTGAGAATTCACAAAGGTGAAAAGCCTTTCTCATGTGAGACATGTGGAAagagttttacaaaaaaatatactttGGTATGTCATGTAAGAACTCACACAGGTAAAAAGCGTTTCAAATGTGAGACCTGTGGAAACAGTTTTACAAACAAACTTGATATGATAcgtcacatgagaactcacaaaTCTGAAAAGCCTTTCTCATGTGTAACATGTGGAAAGTGTTTTGTCAGAAAAAATGAATTGGTGtgtcacatgagaactcacacaggcgAGAAGCCTTTCAAATGTGACAcctgtgaaaaaagttttacaCAAATGCATAATTTGATTTGTCACACGAGAACTCACAAAGGTGAGAAACCTTTCTCATGTGTAACATGTGGGAAGTGTTTTGTCAGAAAAAATGAATTGGTGTGTCActtgagaactcacacaggcgAGAAGCCTTTCAAATGTGAGAcctgtgaaaaaagttttgcacaAAAAGGTTATCTGAATcatcacatgagaactcacaaaggtgagaagcctttctcatgtgtAACATGTGGAAAGTGTTTTGCTAGTAAAAACATATTGGCATGTCACTTGGgaattcacacaggtgagaaacctttCAAATGTGATACTTGTGAAAAGGGTTTTAGACAAAAAAGCAAGTTAAAaattcacatgagaactcacacaggtgagaagcctttcaaaTGTGAAAcctgtgaaaaaagttttacaaGCAAACATCAAGTGGCAcgtcacatgagaactcacaaaGGTGAAAAGCCTTTCTTATCTCTATCTGTGGAAGGAGTTACAATCATTACTTGA
- the LOC118560802 gene encoding gastrula zinc finger protein XlCGF52.1-like, which translates to MEDERRLLDFSRIPLIILQRIDPQNSCFSTEEGVHTELCTPERNSTVDEQESQPRQIKEENEEQEHPQFKDEERPLYISQSEKQLALKQETKDILMISSNVQRLPNETEQSRNKLISQASPEVQNQDEEGNNQEPEKKREEQKHKQPKRTADISKPKSNKKPHPDQYMYSCKTGYENLSQSKPLSTNTRTDKAQNPFSCMSCGKKFTYRTSLEIHMRTHTGEKCWSCVTCGKSFSRPSVLKNHIRSHTGEKPFTCATCGKGFGQKGYLKTHMRTHTGEKPFTCVTCGKSFGHKNSLKAHMKTHTGEKPYTCVTCGKSFVHKHYLKAHMRSHTAEKPFKCEMCKKCYKIKSNLLYHMKSHTGEKPLKCETCGKRFGYQSNLKAHMRTHTGEKPFTCVTCGKRFGHKKKLEAHMRTHTGEKPFHMCDMWQKVWS; encoded by the exons ATGGAGGATGAGCGCAGACTGCTGGATTTCAGCCGGATCCCCCTGATAATCTTACAGCGAATAG atcccCAAAATTCTTGCTTCTCTACAGAGGAgggcgttcacactgagctttGCACCCCGGAGAGAAACTCCACTGTAGATGAGCAGGAATCACAACCTCGACAGATAAAAGAGGAGAATGAGGAACAAGAACATCCACAATTTAAAGACGAGGAGAGGCCACTCTACATCAGTCAGTCTGAAAAGCAACTTGCCCTGAAACAGGAGactaaagacattttaatgatATCTTCTAACGTGCAAAGACTCCCCAATGAAACAGAACAAAGCAGGAACAAACTCATCTCTCAAGCCTCCCCAGAAGTTCAGAACCAGGACGAGGAAGGAAACAATCAGgaaccagaaaaaaagagagaagaacaGAAGCACAAACAGCCGAAAAGAactgctgacatttcaaaacCAAAAAGTAACAAGAAACCTCACCCTGACCAATATATGTATTCTTGTAAAACTGGTTATGAAAACCTTTCTCAATCAAAGCCCTTGAGTACAAACACAAGAACAGACAAGGCACAGAATCCTTTCTCATGTATGAGCTGTGGGAAAAAGTTCACCTATAGAACCAGTTTAGAaattcacatgagaactcacacggGTGAGAAGTGTTGGTCATGTGTGACTTGCGGAAAGAGCTTTAGTCGACCAAGCGttttaaaaaatcacattagatctcacacaggtgagaagcctttcacatGTGCGACCTGTGGAAAAGGTTTTGGCCAAAAAGGCTATTTAAAAactcacatgagaactcacacaggtgagaagcctttcacatGTGTGACTTGTGGGAAAAGTTTtggtcataaaaacagtttaaaagctCACATgaaaactcacacaggtgagaagccttatACATGTGTGACCTGTGGGAAAAGTTTTGTTCATAAACACTATTTAAAAGCTCACATGAGATCCCACACAGCTGAGAAACCTTTCAAATGTGagatgtgtaaaaaatgttataaaataaaatccaatttatTATATCACATGAAaagtcacacaggtgagaaacctttAAAATGTGAGACCTGTGGGAAACGTTTTGGTTACCAAAGCAATTTAAAAGCTcatatgagaactcacacaggtgagaagccttttacATGTGTGACATGTGGCAAAAGGtttggacataaaaaaaaattagaagctcacatgagaactcacacaggtgagaagccttttcaCATGTGTGACATGTGGCAAAAGGTTTggtcataa